In a single window of the Elaeis guineensis isolate ETL-2024a chromosome 8, EG11, whole genome shotgun sequence genome:
- the LOC105050200 gene encoding uncharacterized protein translates to MSSFFESFQKRRFFPTMPLKDDLPISQGHQKDTHMIGLRRRISSFSVKIQPLSSASAAWAFRRSKSVPSFGDFAGGPLRRWWDWGLGWVLSRKPTFARDLEMNEEETVMLGCHSKGTWRHVFYKVRSEFRKLVGSNTLPTTQQFRYDSFSYAKNFDDGKMGEQ, encoded by the coding sequence ATGAGCTCCTTCTTCGAGAGCTTCCAAAAGAGGAGGTTCTTCCCCACCATGCCCCTCAAGGATGACCTTCCCATCTCCCAAGGCCACCAGAAGGACACTCACATGATCGGCCTCAGGAGGCGGATCTCCTCCTTCTCCGTCAAGATCCAGCCCTTGTCCTCCGCCTCCGCTGCATGGGCCTTCAGGAGGTCCAAGTCCGTGCCATCCTTCGGGGACTTCGCCGGCGGCCCTCTCAGAAGGTGGTGGGATTGGGGGCTGGGGTGGGTCCTCTCGAGGAAGCCGACCTTCGCCCGGGACCTCGAGATGAACGAGGAGGAGACCGTGATGCTCGGATGCCACAGCAAGGGGACCTGGCGGCACGTCTTCTACAAGGTGCGGTCGGAGTTCAGGAAGCTCGTGGGATCCAACACCTTGCCGACCACGCAGCAATTTAGGTATGATTCCTTCAGCTATGCGAAAAATTTCGATGATGGCAAGATGGGAGAGCAGTGA